The Bombus huntii isolate Logan2020A chromosome 6, iyBomHunt1.1, whole genome shotgun sequence genome window below encodes:
- the LOC126866435 gene encoding uncharacterized protein LOC126866435 isoform X1 codes for MSDIKSVLSLLCQHLNFSINIVMKPEYFRLAKFNSTAENVTRTFWTALNVLSYYAVKEKQIKIDFQKYDTIWATKLCFAYLQYPAIEFYALSESSKNNRPLLLAFAWLLGTQDILSVITHINLSNSVLGRECSRLNSVQQKKETQYNIPETFSAQINNILYLNGKVNYNIKEISELISEKAKLISKIHTASVEVCGLPHLSVSETALIKRISTTNKNALSNEDKKYIKELSTIASLLDIHMKWSKKKHIFFEWMVTVVQEHNKSLNTSFEGVDWNEVSKFISLLCSVIEEKLETLSSKEETINSQDYEPKCISRLLKVQDENKLIHVRCCDVIRRISLGFTICVSRLLFTDTNHLVVLFLYAGSIHFAVLCRVFKQFLEAIIHILSYLSTSDRMAAGLVNRTWHEASLAMKFLDEVELVLGRPRADNLNEVIELLQHSTRPFYNFVFRKVELKRNMAIWDQYGPHMKSLVLLCCDLSEKTLVEIFKCCKSLRILHINDCRESLMSGRLLEDENDIKELSETFKNVYELSLGYNRFLSDALFNRLVAICPNLESLSLMGCQMTFHYGLNRKFYPDFYGLPYPSKSTLTFINALDYFGRQAYKLKHLNFSYTLIDPSALTILSGLQNLRLESLILQGCDHLSIESIRGMTQHQTCLKVLDISFSVRIADDSLLCICENLTKLETLRIRRCREVTDIGIKYIQLLQHLKELNISEDEQLTDDSITRGLCSGCNIIDDENMDQNIDGNINFAPPEKNCVQRRTEKRMRKENMRILSANALRIHEESVECISKFFPNLRQLELSYCFSGVTDKTIQMIFKELVHLQTLNISHCDEVSDAGLTGMGIGNYKYVEKIQVAHNPEFTESRLRISLRSKAEEEIVRDADRKREIMKLCENVSKPLNSFSGYSLIRLKCLQELDLSGCNRITDVSLKHAFAFPELKILNLSQCQQITDIGLDYLSKNNPAIEYLNLNRCYNISDIGISYLVQRLHRLKRLLIQRCSQLTDRTLDSIKLYCKSLHYLDTRYCRGMSVAGLESLTHLYVDCHEHADVASGENEILPPPPLPLPSLSSLP; via the exons ACTAGAACGTTTTGGACAGCACTGAATGTCTTAAGCTATTATGctgtaaaagaaaaacaaattaaaattgattttcaaaaatatg aTACAATATGGGCTACCAAATTGTGTTTTGCATATTTACAATACCCTGCAATAGAGTTTTATGCTTTAAGCGAGAGTAGTAAAAATAACAGACCATTATTATTAGCATTTGCATGGCTTCTTGGAACACAAGATATTCTAAGTGTTATCACTCACATAAATCTGTCTAATAGTGTGCTAGGAAGAGAATGTTCACGGTTGAATAGCGTACAACAG AAGAAGGAAACACAGTATAATATACCAGAGACATTCAGTGCAcagataaataatatattgtacTTAAATGGtaaagtaaattataatataaaagagaTATCTGAACTGATTTCTGAGAAGGCTAAGTTAATAAGCAAAATTCATACTGCAAGTGTTGAAGTTTGTGGTCTTCCACATCTAAGTGTATCAGAGACAGCACTGATAAAACGTATCTCAACTACCAATAAAAATGCACTTTCCAATGAagacaaaaaatatataaaagaattatCAACTATTGCTAGTTTATTAGATATACATATGAAGTGgtctaaaaagaaacatatattttttgaatggATG gTAACAGTAGTTCAAGAACATAATAAATCACTGAACACCAGCTTTGAAGGTGTAGATTGGAATGAAGTTTCAAagtttatttctttgttaTGTTCTGTGATTGAAGAAAAACTTGAAACTTTATCATCTAAAGAAGAAACTATTAATTCTCAAGATTATGAACCCAAATGCATTTCACGTTTATTAAAGGTCCAAG ATGAGAACAAGCTGATTCATGTCCGTTGTTGTGATGTCATACGTCGTATTTCCCTTGGATTTACCATTTGTGTTTCAAGGCTACTGTTTACTGATACCAATCATTTAGTTGTACTGTTTCTTTACGCTGGATCGATTCACTTTGCTGTGCTATGTAGAGTCTTCAAACAATTCTTAGAA GCGATTATACACATATTATCATACTTGTCTACATCTGATAGGATGGCAGCAGGATTAGTTAATCGAACATGGCATGAAGCATCTCTTGCTATGAAGTTTTTAGATGAAGTAGAATTGGTACTTGGTCGACCACGTGCAGACAATTTAAATGAAGTGATAGAGCTTTTACAGCATTCTACGAGACCATTTTACAACTTTGTTTTTAGAAAAGTAGAATTAAAGAGGAATATGGCAATTTGGGATCAATATGGACCTCATATGAAAAGTCTAGTACtg tTGTGCTGTGATCTAAGTGAAAAAACAttggtagaaatttttaaatgctGCAAGTCTTTGAGAATATTGCATATTAATGATTGCAGGGAGTCTCTAATGTCTGGTAGACTTTTAGAAGATGAGAATGACATAAAGGAACTCTcagaaacatttaaaaatgtcTATGAACTTAGCCTTGGATATAACCGTTTCTTAAGTGATGCACTTTTTAATAGATTAGTTGCCATTTGTCCAAATTTGGAATCTTTAAGCCTTATGGGATGTCAGATGACCTTTCATTATGGActgaatagaaaattttatccTGATTTTTACGGCTTACCATATCCTTCAAAATCAACGCTGACTTTTATAAATGCATTAGACTATTTTGGACGACAAGCTTATAAACTGAAGCATTTGAATTTTAGCTATACTTTGATTGATCCATCTGCTTTAACTATATTATCAGGTCTACAAAATCTTAGATTAGAGTCTCTAATATTACAAGGATGTGATCATTTATCTATTGAAAGCATTAGAGGAATGACACAGCATCAGACTTGTTTAAAAGTCCTCGATATTAGCTTTAGCGTGCGTATTGCAGATGACAGTTTACTCTGTATTTGTGAAAATTTGACGAAGTTAGAAACACTTAGAATAAGACGATGCCGTGAAGTAaccgatattggtataaagtATATTCAGttattacaacatttaaaAGAACTCAATATCTCGGAAGACGAACAACTTACCGATGATTCTATTACTCGTGGACTTTGCTCTGGTTGTAATATAATAGATGACGAAAATATGGATCAAAATATTGATGGAAATATCAATTTTGCTCCTCCAGAAAAGAATTGTGTTCAAAGAAGAACAGAAAAAAGGATGAGAAAAGAGAATATGCGAATACTGTCAGCAAATGCACTGCGTATTCATGAAGAATCAGTTGAATGTATATCCAAATTTTTTCCTAATTTAAGACAACTTGAACTTAGCTATTGTTTTAGTGGCGTTACCGATAAAACAATACAG ATGATATTCAAGGAGCTTGTACATTTGCAAACATTAAATATAAGCCATTGCGATGAGGTCAGTGATGCTGGCTTAACGGGTATGGGTATTGGTAACTACAAATATGTTGAAAAAATACAAGTTGCACATAATCCAGAATTTACAGAATCCAGATTAAGAATCAGTTTACGGTCAAAGGCCGAAGAAGAGATAGTACGCGATGCAGATCGAAAACGAGAAATCATGAAGCTTTGCGAAAACGTATCTAAACCTTTAAATTCGTTTTCCGGATACTCTTTGATCAGGCTTAAATGCCTTCAAGAACTCGATCTTTCTGGGTGCAACAGAATTACTGATGTCAGTTTAAAACATGCATTCGCTTTTCCAGAATTAAAGATCTTAAATTTAAGCCAGTGTCAACAA ATTACAGACATTGGATTggattatttatcaaaaaataatcCGGCAATTGAATACTTAAATCTAAACCGCTGTTACAATATATCAGATATTGGTATATCATATCTTGTTCAGAGATTGCACAGATTAAAACGACTTCTCATACag agaTGTTCACAACTCACGGATCGCACTCTCGACTCTATTAAATTGTATTGCAAAAGTCTACATTACCTAGATACACGTTATTGCCGGGGGATGTCAGTGGCAGGTCTTGAAAGCTTGACACATTTATATGTCGATTGCCATGAGCATGCAGATGTTGCTTCaggagaaaatgaaatattaccACCACCCCCTCTGCCTTTACCATCATTATCGTCTTTGCCATAG
- the LOC126866435 gene encoding uncharacterized protein LOC126866435 isoform X2, with amino-acid sequence MSDIKSVLSLLCQHLNFSINIVMKPEYFRLAKFNSTAENVTRTFWTALNVLSYYAVKEKQIKIDFQKYDTIWATKLCFAYLQYPAIEFYALSESSKNNRPLLLAFAWLLGTQDILSVITHINLSNSVLGRECSRLNSVQQKETQYNIPETFSAQINNILYLNGKVNYNIKEISELISEKAKLISKIHTASVEVCGLPHLSVSETALIKRISTTNKNALSNEDKKYIKELSTIASLLDIHMKWSKKKHIFFEWMVTVVQEHNKSLNTSFEGVDWNEVSKFISLLCSVIEEKLETLSSKEETINSQDYEPKCISRLLKVQDENKLIHVRCCDVIRRISLGFTICVSRLLFTDTNHLVVLFLYAGSIHFAVLCRVFKQFLEAIIHILSYLSTSDRMAAGLVNRTWHEASLAMKFLDEVELVLGRPRADNLNEVIELLQHSTRPFYNFVFRKVELKRNMAIWDQYGPHMKSLVLLCCDLSEKTLVEIFKCCKSLRILHINDCRESLMSGRLLEDENDIKELSETFKNVYELSLGYNRFLSDALFNRLVAICPNLESLSLMGCQMTFHYGLNRKFYPDFYGLPYPSKSTLTFINALDYFGRQAYKLKHLNFSYTLIDPSALTILSGLQNLRLESLILQGCDHLSIESIRGMTQHQTCLKVLDISFSVRIADDSLLCICENLTKLETLRIRRCREVTDIGIKYIQLLQHLKELNISEDEQLTDDSITRGLCSGCNIIDDENMDQNIDGNINFAPPEKNCVQRRTEKRMRKENMRILSANALRIHEESVECISKFFPNLRQLELSYCFSGVTDKTIQMIFKELVHLQTLNISHCDEVSDAGLTGMGIGNYKYVEKIQVAHNPEFTESRLRISLRSKAEEEIVRDADRKREIMKLCENVSKPLNSFSGYSLIRLKCLQELDLSGCNRITDVSLKHAFAFPELKILNLSQCQQITDIGLDYLSKNNPAIEYLNLNRCYNISDIGISYLVQRLHRLKRLLIQRCSQLTDRTLDSIKLYCKSLHYLDTRYCRGMSVAGLESLTHLYVDCHEHADVASGENEILPPPPLPLPSLSSLP; translated from the exons ACTAGAACGTTTTGGACAGCACTGAATGTCTTAAGCTATTATGctgtaaaagaaaaacaaattaaaattgattttcaaaaatatg aTACAATATGGGCTACCAAATTGTGTTTTGCATATTTACAATACCCTGCAATAGAGTTTTATGCTTTAAGCGAGAGTAGTAAAAATAACAGACCATTATTATTAGCATTTGCATGGCTTCTTGGAACACAAGATATTCTAAGTGTTATCACTCACATAAATCTGTCTAATAGTGTGCTAGGAAGAGAATGTTCACGGTTGAATAGCGTACAACAG AAGGAAACACAGTATAATATACCAGAGACATTCAGTGCAcagataaataatatattgtacTTAAATGGtaaagtaaattataatataaaagagaTATCTGAACTGATTTCTGAGAAGGCTAAGTTAATAAGCAAAATTCATACTGCAAGTGTTGAAGTTTGTGGTCTTCCACATCTAAGTGTATCAGAGACAGCACTGATAAAACGTATCTCAACTACCAATAAAAATGCACTTTCCAATGAagacaaaaaatatataaaagaattatCAACTATTGCTAGTTTATTAGATATACATATGAAGTGgtctaaaaagaaacatatattttttgaatggATG gTAACAGTAGTTCAAGAACATAATAAATCACTGAACACCAGCTTTGAAGGTGTAGATTGGAATGAAGTTTCAAagtttatttctttgttaTGTTCTGTGATTGAAGAAAAACTTGAAACTTTATCATCTAAAGAAGAAACTATTAATTCTCAAGATTATGAACCCAAATGCATTTCACGTTTATTAAAGGTCCAAG ATGAGAACAAGCTGATTCATGTCCGTTGTTGTGATGTCATACGTCGTATTTCCCTTGGATTTACCATTTGTGTTTCAAGGCTACTGTTTACTGATACCAATCATTTAGTTGTACTGTTTCTTTACGCTGGATCGATTCACTTTGCTGTGCTATGTAGAGTCTTCAAACAATTCTTAGAA GCGATTATACACATATTATCATACTTGTCTACATCTGATAGGATGGCAGCAGGATTAGTTAATCGAACATGGCATGAAGCATCTCTTGCTATGAAGTTTTTAGATGAAGTAGAATTGGTACTTGGTCGACCACGTGCAGACAATTTAAATGAAGTGATAGAGCTTTTACAGCATTCTACGAGACCATTTTACAACTTTGTTTTTAGAAAAGTAGAATTAAAGAGGAATATGGCAATTTGGGATCAATATGGACCTCATATGAAAAGTCTAGTACtg tTGTGCTGTGATCTAAGTGAAAAAACAttggtagaaatttttaaatgctGCAAGTCTTTGAGAATATTGCATATTAATGATTGCAGGGAGTCTCTAATGTCTGGTAGACTTTTAGAAGATGAGAATGACATAAAGGAACTCTcagaaacatttaaaaatgtcTATGAACTTAGCCTTGGATATAACCGTTTCTTAAGTGATGCACTTTTTAATAGATTAGTTGCCATTTGTCCAAATTTGGAATCTTTAAGCCTTATGGGATGTCAGATGACCTTTCATTATGGActgaatagaaaattttatccTGATTTTTACGGCTTACCATATCCTTCAAAATCAACGCTGACTTTTATAAATGCATTAGACTATTTTGGACGACAAGCTTATAAACTGAAGCATTTGAATTTTAGCTATACTTTGATTGATCCATCTGCTTTAACTATATTATCAGGTCTACAAAATCTTAGATTAGAGTCTCTAATATTACAAGGATGTGATCATTTATCTATTGAAAGCATTAGAGGAATGACACAGCATCAGACTTGTTTAAAAGTCCTCGATATTAGCTTTAGCGTGCGTATTGCAGATGACAGTTTACTCTGTATTTGTGAAAATTTGACGAAGTTAGAAACACTTAGAATAAGACGATGCCGTGAAGTAaccgatattggtataaagtATATTCAGttattacaacatttaaaAGAACTCAATATCTCGGAAGACGAACAACTTACCGATGATTCTATTACTCGTGGACTTTGCTCTGGTTGTAATATAATAGATGACGAAAATATGGATCAAAATATTGATGGAAATATCAATTTTGCTCCTCCAGAAAAGAATTGTGTTCAAAGAAGAACAGAAAAAAGGATGAGAAAAGAGAATATGCGAATACTGTCAGCAAATGCACTGCGTATTCATGAAGAATCAGTTGAATGTATATCCAAATTTTTTCCTAATTTAAGACAACTTGAACTTAGCTATTGTTTTAGTGGCGTTACCGATAAAACAATACAG ATGATATTCAAGGAGCTTGTACATTTGCAAACATTAAATATAAGCCATTGCGATGAGGTCAGTGATGCTGGCTTAACGGGTATGGGTATTGGTAACTACAAATATGTTGAAAAAATACAAGTTGCACATAATCCAGAATTTACAGAATCCAGATTAAGAATCAGTTTACGGTCAAAGGCCGAAGAAGAGATAGTACGCGATGCAGATCGAAAACGAGAAATCATGAAGCTTTGCGAAAACGTATCTAAACCTTTAAATTCGTTTTCCGGATACTCTTTGATCAGGCTTAAATGCCTTCAAGAACTCGATCTTTCTGGGTGCAACAGAATTACTGATGTCAGTTTAAAACATGCATTCGCTTTTCCAGAATTAAAGATCTTAAATTTAAGCCAGTGTCAACAA ATTACAGACATTGGATTggattatttatcaaaaaataatcCGGCAATTGAATACTTAAATCTAAACCGCTGTTACAATATATCAGATATTGGTATATCATATCTTGTTCAGAGATTGCACAGATTAAAACGACTTCTCATACag agaTGTTCACAACTCACGGATCGCACTCTCGACTCTATTAAATTGTATTGCAAAAGTCTACATTACCTAGATACACGTTATTGCCGGGGGATGTCAGTGGCAGGTCTTGAAAGCTTGACACATTTATATGTCGATTGCCATGAGCATGCAGATGTTGCTTCaggagaaaatgaaatattaccACCACCCCCTCTGCCTTTACCATCATTATCGTCTTTGCCATAG
- the LOC126866452 gene encoding ninjurin-A-like has product MAEPRDKSDEMIIYMDKVGDKERLTEPLTYKPLALKTISRSGSMLETDNTNNPRPTSGPEIDDLEPAGSFPTGFGPRIGIDDGLLPSEPEIPRTPFLPSPSMPPIQPIPDVNIYQHKKTLAQGMMDLALLSANANQLRYVLQTDGGHPYYYPSLVLIGSSLILQIAVGIGLIWNSRYDVNDNAQMCKANRANNWTVIGIFLVTIFNVFISSFGVVDQVSVMPIVSRIDSESEN; this is encoded by the coding sequence ATGGCTGAACCAAGGGATAAAAGTGATGAAATGATTATTTATATGGATAAGGTTGGTGATAAAGAACGATTGACAGAACCATTGACTTATAAACCTTTAGCACTAAAGACTATATCGCGTTCCGGTTCCATGCTCGAGACAGACAATACGAACAATCCACGACCGACGTCCGGCCCAGAAATCGATGACCTAGAACCGGCAGGAAGTTTTCCGACAGGATTTGGTCCTCGGATAGGAATTGATGATGGTCTCCTGCCAAGTGAACCAGAAATCCCAAGAACTCCATTTTTACCATCGCCATCTATGCCGCCTATTCAGCCGATACCTGACGTGAATATCTATCAACACAAGAAAACGCTCGCACAAGGAATGATGGATCTGGCTCTTTTGTCTGCTAACGCAAATCAGTTGCGTTATGTTTTACAAACTGACGGGGGGCATCCGTATTATTATCCATCATTGGTGCTAATAGGCAGCAGCCTAATATTACAAATTGCAGTGGGAATAGGGTTAATTTGGAATAGTAGATACGACGTTAATGATAATGCTCAAATGTGCAAGGCCAACCGGGCTAATAATTGGACAGTGATCGGTATATTTCTAGTAACAATTTTTAATGTCTTCATTTCGTCATTCGGCGTTGTTGATCAAGTATCAGTAATGCCTATAGTATCTAGAATTGatagtgaaagtgaaaattAA
- the LOC126866449 gene encoding uncharacterized protein LOC126866449 — translation MKTQKCCAHCSGKLISWEDESHACCQPRYVSGNLRISSLNRNVPNASRKRCVKEELPEPLPENRLACYDQFAIAKKLHAENLEHQPLPDKVNDSVFKDVKPEECCNGISSKKCCECCKHEIEDRFMSLTKHYGPVLGCKEPKTKMDLAICWETPINPVYEPPRSTHIDGSEGGLAPAIFSLVQHTSRPTAHSRISRNEKGCTCRQYHCKLEGDLDCSKNGNKKGDYKSVKCCSDSLCNGLNGIKISKQVQVDERPTAGYFRKCVACKDQTRNTREDPRLIKSAVGLALGTEKAENNQQKCGSKTAVSKLKTPCVRKSSCINTLAPPFSVVNGCRDADFPEHWRLMSVYQQSYRNPYRRKIYRC, via the coding sequence ATGAAGACTCAGAAGTGTTGCGCTCACTGTTCGggaaaattaatcagttgGGAAGACGAGTCCCACGCATGTTGCCAGCCACGATACGTTTCGGGAAATTTAAGAATATCTTCATTGAACAGGAATGTGCCAAACGCTTCCAGAAAAAGATGCGTTAAGGAAGAACTTCCAGAACCACTGCCAGAGAACCGATTAGCCTGTTACGATCAATTTGCTATAGCGAAGAAGCTTCATGCAGAGAATTTGGAACATCAACCCCTTCCTGACAAAGTCAACGACTCCGTTTTCAAAGATGTAAAACCAGAAGAATGTTGTAATGGAATCTCGTCGAAGAAATGCTGTGAATGTTGTAAGCATGAAATTGAAGATCGTTTCATGAGCTTGACTAAGCATTATGGACCAGTTTTAGGCTGCAAGGAGCCCAAGACGAAGATGGATCTAGCTATTTGTTGGGAAACTCCAATAAATCCAGTTTATGAACCACCTAGATCTACTCATATCGATGGGTCAGAAGGTGGACTCGCGCCAGCTATATTTTCTCTTGTCCAACATACTTCTAGACCCACCGCTCATTCTAGAATTTCGAGAAACGAGAAAGGTTGTACTTGCCGTCAATATCATTGTAAATTAGAGGGAGATTTAGATTGCTCAAAAAACGGAAATAAGAAAGGGGATTATAAAAGTGTGAAATGCTGCAGTGATAGTCTTTGTAATGGCTtgaatggaataaaaatttcaaagcagGTTCAAGTTGATGAACGACCAACAGCAGGATATTTCAGGAAGTGCGTTGCCTGCAAAGACCAGACTAGAAATACACGTGAAGATCCTAGATTGATTAAATCAGCCGTCGGATTGGCATTGGGTACAGAAAAGGCTGAAAACAATCAACAAAAATGCGGAAGCAAGACAGCGGTATCGAAACTAAAAACGCCTTGTGTTAGAAAGTCTTCTTGCATCAATACTTTAGCTCCTCCATTTAGTGTTGTTAATGGATGTAGAGACGCCGATTTTCCAGAACATTGGAGACTCATGTCAGTTTATCAacagtcgtataggaatccgTACAGACGAAAAATTTATCGTTGTTAA